CGGCCGAATTCTTTTGTTTCTTCAGCTTTTCAACATCCTTGCCGGCGATTTCGATCACGTTTTCAGCTTGGATCAGCGAGGCATAGACCACGGCGGATTGTTTCGACCAGTTGTCGACATCCTTGCTGCCGCTGACGACATAACGGATTTTTTCCTTTTTCAGACCGTCCCACTTGGTGCCTTCATACTGCTTCAGCTTGGGATCGAGATCGCGCAGCTTGACCCGTTTTTTCGTGACATCGCAGCTACCCGCGGTCAGCGCCAGCGCCAACGCGATCAAGATCGCCAAAATCACCAGATTCTTATGCCGCATGAAGATCCTCCCCTTCGCCAGCGACCGGCAAATTGTGGATAACGCAAGTCATCGTAAAAAAAGGATGCCGCCGGTGTCAATGCAATTCGTCGCCTTTCGACCATCCGGCTTTCCGGGCGTTGACCCCCTGCGACCGCCTATGCTAGAAGGCTGCTTCCACCTGATCGGTCCGTTCGGCCGGCAGGGTTAGCGAAATCTCGCGACGGAAGGGTGCAGCGTCGCATGAATATCCTGGGAATCAGTGCGTTTTATCACGATAGCTCCGCGTGCCTCGTGCGCGACGGGGAGATTATCGCCGCGGCCCAGGAAGAGCGTTTCACCCGCCTGAAGCACGACCCCAATTTCCCGGCGGAAGCGGCGGCTTACGTTTTGCACGCGGGTGGCATCGGCGTCGAAAACGTGGACCTGGTGGCGTTTTACGACAAACCGTTTCTCAAATTCGAACGCTTGCTGCGGACTTATTTGAACGAGGCGCCGCTCGGCCTGCCCAGTTTTCTGGCGGCCATGCCGCTGTGGATGAAGCAAAAACTGCTGATGCCCAAGGTGATCGCGCGCGAGTTGGGCTACGACGGACCGCAAATCTACCCGGAACATCACGAAAGCCACGCCGCCAGCGCCTTTTTTCCCAGCCCCTTCGAGCATGCCGCCTTCATCACCTTCGACGGCGTCGGCGAATGGACCACGATGAGTTGGGGCACCGCGGCCGGCAACAAAATCAATATCCGCGCCGACATCCATTATCCGCACAGCATCGGCATGCTGTACTCGGCGTTCACCTATTTCCTCGGTTTTCGCGTCAATTCCGGCGAATACAAGGTCATGGGGCTGGCGCCCTACGGCGAACCCAAGTACGCCGGGCTCATCAAGGAACACCTGATCGATATCAAGCCCGACGGCAGCTACAAGCTGAACATGAAGTACTTCACCTACCTGCACGGCCTGCGCATGACCGGCCGGCGATTCGAGCAACTGTTGGGCATCCCGCGCCGGCTGCCGGAAACCGAGTTGCGGCAGGAACACATGGACCTGGCGCGCTCCATTCAGGTGGTGACCGAGGAAGTCATGCTCAAAACCGCGGCGCACGTTCACCGGCAGACCGGCGAAAAAAATCTCTGCCTCGCCGGCGGCGTTTCGCTCAATTGCGTCGGCAACGGGCGCGTTCTGCGGGAAGGGCCGTTTGCGGACATCTGGATTCAACCGGCGGCCGGCGACGCCGGCGGCGCGTTGGGCGCGGCCCTGTTCGCCTGGTACCAATACCTCGACCGGCCGCGCACGGTCTCGCCGGCGGGCCGCGATTCGCAAAAAGGCAGCCTGCTGGGGCCGGAATACTCCGACGCGGAAATCGAAACGTTTTTGCAAAACCGGCAAATTCCGTATCATCGCCTGGCAGCGGCCGCGGTCGCCGCGCGCACGGCCGAGCTGCTCGCGGCGGGCAAGGTGGTGGGTTGGTTTCAGGGGCGCATGGAATTCGGGCCGCGGGCCTTGGGCGCGCGCAGCATCCTGGGCGATCCCCGCGATTCCGAAATGCAGCGCACGATGAACCTAAAAATCAAGTACCGCGAAAGCTTCCGACCTTTCGCGCCGACGGTCGCGGTCGAGCGGATCTCCGATTGGTTCGCGATCGACCGCCCCAGCCCGTACATGCTGCTGGTCGCCCCGGTCGCCGCGTCCCGGCTGCGGCCGATCAACGCGGACGACGCGCAACGGCAAGGGCTGGAGAAATTGCGGGTCGTGCGCAGCGAGGTTCCGGCGATCACCCACGTGGACGGTTCGGCACGCCTGCAATCGGTCGACCCCGTCGATCAGCCGCGCTATCATGAACTGCTGGTCGAATTCGAGAAACGCACCGGGGTGCCGATCGTCATCAACACCAGTTTCAACGTGCGCGGCGAACCGATCGTCCGCACCCCCGAGGACGCCTATCGCTGTTTCATGCGCACCGAAATCGAGGCCCTGGTGCTGGGCCGTTATCTGCTCCACAAGGCGGAACAGCCCGCCTGGAACGAAACCGCCGACTGGCGCAAGGAATTCAAACCGGATTGACCGATGGCCAAACGACGCGACGAAAACAAGGATCTCCGCAACTTCTGCCTGGCGCTGGGCGTGTTGCTCGGCGGCTTCGCGGCGTTGGGCTGGTACAATCAACGGGCGTTCTGGCTGTATCTCGCCGGCGGCGCGGCGCTGGTCGTGGCGCTGGGGCTGTTCGCCAAGCCCGCGGTGCGACCGGTTTTCCGCGGCTGGATGTGGCTGGCGCAAAAGCTGAACTGGTTCACGACGCGGTTGCTGCTGACCGTCATTTGGCTCGTGATTTTTCTGCCGGTCGGGCTGGTGTTGCGCCTGCTGCGCGTCGACTTCTTCGATCGCCGCTGGGAGCCGGGGAAAGCCAGTTACTGGCGCGAGCGGCCCGCGACGCCGTACGACCGGCGCCGCACGGAACGTTTAGGGTGACGGCGGCGTCCGGCGCGAATTCTCCCATTCCGCCATCAGCGATTTGAACTTTTCCTCCACCCGCCGGTCGATGATGCCTTCCAACCGTTTTTCCAGGGCCTCGTCCACGATGTGTTCGATCGCCTGCGGCACGCGCTTCAGCCGGGGCGTGATCACTTCCAGAATCCGCTGCTTGAAGTAGGCGTAGAAACTGATTGCGGCGATCGCGTAACCGGCCAGGATGTCGGCGATGTAATGCTGTTTCACCAGGATCGCCGACGCGCCGATCATCATCGTGACGAACAGGACGATCGCCCCGCGTCGTCGGTCGACGTGGTAGATCGAAAGCGCCGACATCATCGACATCGCCGCGTGCATGCTGGGAAAACAATTCGCAGGCACGTCGTTGCGGTACACGGTGTCGATCACCCAATGCGTGAAATCGACGACCTGAATCTCCGGCCGCCGCATCATGACCGGAAAGCTCCAAAACAGCAGATAGCAGAAAATCATCACCGTGATGTAGGACCAGGCGATGACGCGGAAAAACTGCCGGTCGCGCACGAGAAAAAACGGTAGCAGAAATACCGCATACAGCGCCAGGTAGGGATAAATGAAGATCGGCACGAAGGGGATCGATTCGTCTGCGACGGTGTTCAATTCGTAGGCGTCGGCCGGATCGAAAAAGCTGCCGACGATGTAATAGCCGAACACCCACAAACCGAACAACAACGCGGCGATGATCGGTTCGGGGTTGCGGGAGATCCAGGAACGCGGGCTCATCGCAGCCACCCGCGTTTGTAAAACCAGACGCTGCCCAACGACCAACCGATCGGAAACACCGCCGCGGTAAAAACCACTTTCATCCAATGAGGCGTGACGAGGCCGACGAAATACTCT
The genomic region above belongs to Myxococcales bacterium and contains:
- a CDS encoding phosphatase PAP2 family protein, with product MSPRSWISRNPEPIIAALLFGLWVFGYYIVGSFFDPADAYELNTVADESIPFVPIFIYPYLALYAVFLLPFFLVRDRQFFRVIAWSYITVMIFCYLLFWSFPVMMRRPEIQVVDFTHWVIDTVYRNDVPANCFPSMHAAMSMMSALSIYHVDRRRGAIVLFVTMMIGASAILVKQHYIADILAGYAIAAISFYAYFKQRILEVITPRLKRVPQAIEHIVDEALEKRLEGIIDRRVEEKFKSLMAEWENSRRTPPSP
- a CDS encoding carbamoyltransferase, with protein sequence MNILGISAFYHDSSACLVRDGEIIAAAQEERFTRLKHDPNFPAEAAAYVLHAGGIGVENVDLVAFYDKPFLKFERLLRTYLNEAPLGLPSFLAAMPLWMKQKLLMPKVIARELGYDGPQIYPEHHESHAASAFFPSPFEHAAFITFDGVGEWTTMSWGTAAGNKINIRADIHYPHSIGMLYSAFTYFLGFRVNSGEYKVMGLAPYGEPKYAGLIKEHLIDIKPDGSYKLNMKYFTYLHGLRMTGRRFEQLLGIPRRLPETELRQEHMDLARSIQVVTEEVMLKTAAHVHRQTGEKNLCLAGGVSLNCVGNGRVLREGPFADIWIQPAAGDAGGALGAALFAWYQYLDRPRTVSPAGRDSQKGSLLGPEYSDAEIETFLQNRQIPYHRLAAAAVAARTAELLAAGKVVGWFQGRMEFGPRALGARSILGDPRDSEMQRTMNLKIKYRESFRPFAPTVAVERISDWFAIDRPSPYMLLVAPVAASRLRPINADDAQRQGLEKLRVVRSEVPAITHVDGSARLQSVDPVDQPRYHELLVEFEKRTGVPIVINTSFNVRGEPIVRTPEDAYRCFMRTEIEALVLGRYLLHKAEQPAWNETADWRKEFKPD